A section of the Chiloscyllium plagiosum isolate BGI_BamShark_2017 chromosome 4, ASM401019v2, whole genome shotgun sequence genome encodes:
- the armc1 gene encoding armadillo repeat-containing protein 1 isoform X2: MSGEPDALAVVNQLQDLASDPLNRRAIVQDQGCLPGLILFLDHSNPQVVYSALLALRYLAECRSSRERMKTELGMMLSLQNVIQKTTTPGETKNLANEVYEILQSSSTEEYDYTNDHNSHRRKPQFFLGSTNKRAKTVTLQIDGLDDASRRNMCEEALLKIKGVISFTFQMTVKRCIVRIRSDLKAEALASAIAATKILKAQQVIKNENGEEMLVPFQGASVEVEENTDLPDYLPEDESPAKDEDNAVSRVGSKQEVGGGWFSTAANFLSRSFYW; encoded by the exons ATGAGTGGGGAGCCTGATGCCCTAGCAGTAGTAAACCAGCTGCAAGATTTAGCATCTGACCCCTTAAACAGGCGAGCAATTGTTCAGGATCAGGGATGTCTGCCTGGGTTAATCCTGTTCCTAGACCACTCCAATCCTCAAGTTGTTTATTCTGCACTTTTG GCTCTGCGCTATCTGGCAGAATGCCGTTCCagcagagagagaatgaaaaccGAACTGGGCATGATGCTAAGTTTACAAAATGTGATCCAAAA AACGACGACACCTGGTGAAACGAAGAATTTAGCAAATGAAGTGTATGAGATTTTGCAGTCATCGAGCACTGAAGAGTATGACTACACAAATGATCATAATTCACACAGACGCAAACCACAGTTTTTCTTGGGAAGCACTAACAAACGGGCGAAAACCGTTACTTTGCAGATAGATGGTTTGGATGATGCG TCACGGAGAAATATGTGTGAAGAAGCATTGTTGAAAATTAAAGGTGTCATCAGTTTTACTTTCCAAATGACTGTAAAAAGATGTATTGTACGGATCCGTTCTGACTTAAAAGCAGAG GCACTGGCATCTGCTATTGCAGCAACCAAAATTTTGAAAGCTCAACAAGTGATCAAAAATGAAAATGGAGAGGAG ATGCTGGTTCCATTCCAAGGTGCATCTGTTGAAGTAGAGGAGAATACAGATTTACCAGACTACTTGCCTGAAGATGAGAGTCCTGCAAAGGATGAGGACAATGCTGTGTCCCGTGTTGGGAGTAAGCAGGAAGTTGGTGGTGGCTGGTTTAGTACAGCAGCAAACTTTTTATCAAGGTCATTTTATTGGTGA